A single Gambusia affinis linkage group LG22, SWU_Gaff_1.0, whole genome shotgun sequence DNA region contains:
- the LOC122825498 gene encoding uncharacterized protein LOC122825498 isoform X2: protein MAELKWIKVHLFLILGLQFTVCTITGSSVFIRSGDDLVLSCQHVISGQINCNGTTWVYSNTSSSVELVKLGKVENVQSKSNRLSLAANCSLVMRNITVKDAGYYTCQQYKSGAEPSEHIEVNKSGVSLSVVHMSEQKDTDVVTLTCSVASLGHCGYTVKWLTDCSTGKPDLINCPTQHSGCSAAVCFKEHSYTQSCEFKCEITNHETTKIFNFNHQCTEDKSGKTSCSPATKPGDTTTSVPTTKSAKVPPSKEGAPYITAAAAAAAAAAVVLVALLTVAGIVIRWRTKRNMKQVHVYAEVNPTVPVSTTALETSRDNVEPEDGVYYSTISETPVRFHVVVERDDMTYSTVAAPGPPAAAITDPNGLYSLLTAPGK, encoded by the exons ATGGCTGAACTAAAATGGattaaagttcatttatttctgatCCTGGGGCTTCAGTTTACTG TGTGCACAATAACTGGATCATCTGTTTTCATAAGATCTGGGGATGATCTGGTTTTGTCTTGCCAACATGTGATAAGTGGTCAGATAAACTGTAATGGAACCACATGGGTCTATAGTAACACCAGCAGCTCAGTAGAACTGGTTAAGCTGGGAAAGGTTGAAAATGTCCAGAGTAAATCTAACAGACTGAGTCTTGCAGCAAACTGTTCTCTGGTAATGAGGAACATCACAGTGAAGGATGCTGGTTATTATACATGCCAACAATATAAATCTGGAGCTGAACCCAGTGAACACATTGAGGTTAATAAGTCTGGAGTTTCTCTGTCTGTTGTTCACA TGAGTGAGCAGAAGGATACAGATGTGGTGACATTAACCTGCTCTGTGGCGTCACTTGGTCATTGTGGATACACAGTGAAATGGTTGACTGACTGTTCTACTGGGAAACCTGATTTGATCAACTGTCCAACTCAACACTCTGGCtgctctgctgcagtttgttttaaagagcATTCCTACACACAGAGCTGTGAGTTCAAGTGTGAAATCACAAACCATGAAACAACAAAGATCTTTAACTTCAACCATCAGTGCACAGAAGATAAATCAG GTAAAACATCATGCAGCCCAGCAACAAAACCTGGAGATACCACAACATCAGTTCCAACCACAAAAAGTGCAAAAGTCCCACCGTCAAAAGAAG GAGCTCCATacatcactgctgctgctgctgctgctgctgctgctgctgtggtcTTAGTCGCACTCTTGACAGTTGCTGGGATTGTCATCAGATGGAGAACCAAAc GAAACATGAAGCAGGTGCATGTCTATGCT GAAGTGAATCCAACGGTTCCAGTTTCTACCACGGCACTGGAAACCAGCAGGGACAAc GTGGAGCCTGAAGATGGTGTCTACTACTCCACCATCAGTGAAACTCCAGTCAGGTTTCAT gtTGTTGTTGAAAGGGACGACATGACCTACAGCACTGTGGCAGCTCCCGGCCCGCCTGCTGCAGCGATCACTGATCCCAACGGCCTCTACTCTCTCCTCACCGCTCCAGGAAAATAG
- the LOC122825498 gene encoding uncharacterized protein LOC122825498 isoform X1: MLSKLRGNEAAVQLPRDAEPSLTLHPSSSEQERRKHQGSMAELKWIKVHLFLILGLQFTVCTITGSSVFIRSGDDLVLSCQHVISGQINCNGTTWVYSNTSSSVELVKLGKVENVQSKSNRLSLAANCSLVMRNITVKDAGYYTCQQYKSGAEPSEHIEVNKSGVSLSVVHMSEQKDTDVVTLTCSVASLGHCGYTVKWLTDCSTGKPDLINCPTQHSGCSAAVCFKEHSYTQSCEFKCEITNHETTKIFNFNHQCTEDKSGKTSCSPATKPGDTTTSVPTTKSAKVPPSKEGAPYITAAAAAAAAAAVVLVALLTVAGIVIRWRTKRNMKQVHVYAEVNPTVPVSTTALETSRDNVEPEDGVYYSTISETPVRFHVVVERDDMTYSTVAAPGPPAAAITDPNGLYSLLTAPGK; encoded by the exons ATGCTTTCAAAACTACG AGGGAATGAAGCTGCGGTCCAGTTACCTCGGGACGCGGAGCCGAGTTTGACGTTACACCCGAG TTCATCAGAACAAGAAAGACGGAAACATCAAGGATCAATGGCTGAACTAAAATGGattaaagttcatttatttctgatCCTGGGGCTTCAGTTTACTG TGTGCACAATAACTGGATCATCTGTTTTCATAAGATCTGGGGATGATCTGGTTTTGTCTTGCCAACATGTGATAAGTGGTCAGATAAACTGTAATGGAACCACATGGGTCTATAGTAACACCAGCAGCTCAGTAGAACTGGTTAAGCTGGGAAAGGTTGAAAATGTCCAGAGTAAATCTAACAGACTGAGTCTTGCAGCAAACTGTTCTCTGGTAATGAGGAACATCACAGTGAAGGATGCTGGTTATTATACATGCCAACAATATAAATCTGGAGCTGAACCCAGTGAACACATTGAGGTTAATAAGTCTGGAGTTTCTCTGTCTGTTGTTCACA TGAGTGAGCAGAAGGATACAGATGTGGTGACATTAACCTGCTCTGTGGCGTCACTTGGTCATTGTGGATACACAGTGAAATGGTTGACTGACTGTTCTACTGGGAAACCTGATTTGATCAACTGTCCAACTCAACACTCTGGCtgctctgctgcagtttgttttaaagagcATTCCTACACACAGAGCTGTGAGTTCAAGTGTGAAATCACAAACCATGAAACAACAAAGATCTTTAACTTCAACCATCAGTGCACAGAAGATAAATCAG GTAAAACATCATGCAGCCCAGCAACAAAACCTGGAGATACCACAACATCAGTTCCAACCACAAAAAGTGCAAAAGTCCCACCGTCAAAAGAAG GAGCTCCATacatcactgctgctgctgctgctgctgctgctgctgctgtggtcTTAGTCGCACTCTTGACAGTTGCTGGGATTGTCATCAGATGGAGAACCAAAc GAAACATGAAGCAGGTGCATGTCTATGCT GAAGTGAATCCAACGGTTCCAGTTTCTACCACGGCACTGGAAACCAGCAGGGACAAc GTGGAGCCTGAAGATGGTGTCTACTACTCCACCATCAGTGAAACTCCAGTCAGGTTTCAT gtTGTTGTTGAAAGGGACGACATGACCTACAGCACTGTGGCAGCTCCCGGCCCGCCTGCTGCAGCGATCACTGATCCCAACGGCCTCTACTCTCTCCTCACCGCTCCAGGAAAATAG
- the pnrc1 gene encoding proline-rich nuclear receptor coactivator 1: MLDGSPANGDEANIGNVENNNPIPSCKTKQALLKKGSRKPLLHHQKPPRHCPNIRLSDHNNNAASTAILTASSGHRHSAQSAAPLPTGTQTVLTLHHVKQGAKKEVLKPKGVQAPRHFPRHDQLTHNVNTRIHKPRQSQSPAASPAAKKNDNRTPKKPSSSVEPKKPLNASNNVTIPTGSSAEAEYLKDCEKIYAGAKFSEPPSPSVLPKPPSHWVGEDGPQQSSQSREQMSVHLKSLLKVQD; the protein is encoded by the exons atgttggacGGATCTCCTGCGAACGGTGACGAAGCCAATATCGGCAACGTTGAAAACAACAACCCGATACCGAGCTGTAAAACGAAACAAGCGCTGCTGAAGAAGGGAAGCAGGAAGCCGCTGCTGCATCACCAGAAACCCCCGAGACACTGCCCGAACATCCGCCTGTCCGACCACAACAACAATGCCGCCTCCACCGCAATCCTGACGGCCTCGTCGGGGCACAGACATTCGGCCCAGTCCGCGGCTCCCCTGCCTACTGGGACCCAGACGGTGCTGACCCTCCATCATGTCAAACAAGGAGCTAAAAAAGAG gtgCTGAAGCCTAAAGGTGTCCAGGCGCCTCGTCACTTCCCACGACACGATCAACTCACCCACAATGTGAACACCAGGATCCACAAACCCAGACAGAGCCAATCACCCGCCGCTTCCCCCGCCGCTAAAAAGAACGACAACCGCACTCCCAAGAAGCCTTCGTCTTCCGTCGAACCCAAGAAACCCCTGAACGCCTCAAACAACGTCACCATCCCAACCGGCTCCTCCGCCGAAGCCGAATACCTCAAAGATTGTGAAAAGATTTACGCCGGAGCGAAGTTCAGCGAGCCGCCGTCGCCCAGCGTCTTACCCAAACCGCCCAGCCACTGGGTCGGAGAGGACGGGCCGCAGCAGAGCAGCCAGAGCCGTGAGCAGATGAGCGTTCACCTCAAGTCTCTGCTGAAGGTTCAGGACTGA